Proteins co-encoded in one Bacillota bacterium genomic window:
- a CDS encoding GTP-binding protein has protein sequence MAKKKFERTKPHVNIGTIGHVDHGKTTLTSAITICLSKKGLAQATSYGEIDKAPEERERGITIAIAHVEYETEKRHYAHVDCPGHADYIKNMITGAAQMDGAILVVSAADGPMPQTREHIILARQVQVPY, from the coding sequence AAACATCGGGACCATCGGGCACGTGGACCACGGCAAGACGACCCTGACCTCGGCGATCACCATCTGTTTGAGTAAAAAGGGCCTGGCCCAGGCCACCTCTTACGGAGAAATCGACAAGGCGCCGGAGGAGCGGGAACGGGGAATCACCATTGCCATTGCCCACGTCGAATATGAAACCGAAAAACGGCACTACGCTCACGTGGACTGTCCGGGACATGCCGACTACATCAAGAACATGATCACAGGGGCGGCCCAAATGGACGGGGCAATCCTCGTAGTTTCAGCAGCAGACGGACCCATGCCGCAAACCCGGGAGCACATCATCCTGGCTCGTCAGGTTCAAGTACCCTACA